The following proteins are co-located in the Oenanthe melanoleuca isolate GR-GAL-2019-014 chromosome 4, OMel1.0, whole genome shotgun sequence genome:
- the RASSF6 gene encoding ras association domain-containing protein 6, whose translation MKKVTMKAQHLPSVFIHEDKPITREQLSSLLKNYNSYYSDQENLQLTYSQLEGGTPFIEGILSIFWGVRHPIRLKIQDEKQIPSFVTLKSTENVDFFPSKRGMTRWGEFDDLHHISGDTLKSAEEQPDLEQGYPCYDSRTLASRREQELDCATLPRTSSDAAAVRRRTKLPAITRTEAGTHRFSINGHFYNHETSIFTPAFGSETKIRINSQMRTRQVIEQLLRKFKIENSPHEFALYVIHASGEKKQLRSGDIPLLHRLLQGPSKNIAKFFLMDGDVEEISSDVAQYISFHLPFLESILHRINEEEKQEIQQTKSRYLREKNLIRQQLRSRSVKKTETTV comes from the exons ATGAAGAAGGTGACTATGAAGGCACAGCATCTGCCTTCTGTTTTCATCCATGAAGACAAGCCCATAACCAG AGAGCAGCTCAGTTCTCTTCTGAAGAATTACAACTCTTACTATTCAGATCAAGAGAATTTGCAACTGACATATAGTCAG CTAGAAGGAGGCACACCATTCATTGAAGGAATCCTCTCAATATTCTGGGGAGTGCGACATCCCATCCGATTAAAAATTCAGGATGAGAAGCAGATACCTTCTTTTGTGACTCTGAAGTCAAcagaaaatgtggattttttccctAGTAAAAG GGGAATGACTCGCTGGGGAGAATTTGATGACCTCCATCACATTAGTGGGGATACACTGAAgtctgctgaggagcagccagaCCTCGAGCAAG GTTATCCCTGCTACGACAGCCGCACGCTGGCGTCCCGgcgggagcaggagctggactgCGCCACCCTGCCCCGCACCAGCAGCGACGCCGCGGCCGTGCGCAGGAGGACCAAGCTCCCCGCCATAACCAGGACAGAAGCAGGAACTCACAGGTTCTCCATCAATGGCCACTTCTACAACCACGAG ACATCAATTTTCACTCCGGCTTTCGGATCGGAAACCAAAATAAGAATCAACAGCCAGATGAGAACCAGACAAGTGATAGAACAGTTGCTTCGTAAGTTTAAG ataGAAAACAGCCCCCATGAATTTGCACTTTATGTTATCCATGCATCTGGAG aaaagaagcagctgaggagtGGAGATATTCCCTTGCTGCACAGGCTGTTGCAGGGGCCATCTAAGAATATTGCCAAGTTCTTTCTCATGGATGGGGACGTGGAAGAGATCAGCAGTGAT GTTGCTCAGTACATTTCATTTCATCTTCCCTTTTTGGAGTCGATTCTGCACAGAATAAATGAAGAGGAGAAGCAAGAGATTCAACAGACAAAGTCAAG GTACCTAAGGGAGAAGAACCTGATACGACAACAGCTTCGCAGCCGAAGCGTTAAAAAAACAGAGACTACGGTATGA